The Streptomyces nitrosporeus genome includes a window with the following:
- a CDS encoding nucleotide sugar dehydrogenase → MPADLAVVGLGHLGLPLAQAAVAAGIQTVGYDTDPRPHAELSAGRTPVEGSLSASDIRRMLARGFRTTTDPAELGRVRTAVICAPTPLGPDRTLDLGAVTGATRALAARLRPHTTVLVESAVPPGTTENVVRPLLEEGSGLRAGRDFHLAHSPGRLDPGNRTHVLANTPKVIGGLTPACTESAAAFYSRLTDKVVRARGPREAEMTKVLETNFRHVNIALVNEMAVLCHDLGVDLWDVIRCAETKPFGFEPFRPGPGVGGHGVPVDPGHLPYSSRTPGHPLRMVSLAKEINDRMPGYVIQRCATLLNEHGKSVRGARVLLLGVTYKPDLADQEAAPAREIAGRLIDMGAQIGYHDPLVLDWRVREAPVPRADSLYEAAAAADLTVLLQHHRTYDLQGLAVKAQLLLDTRGATPAGAAHRL, encoded by the coding sequence ATGCCCGCAGACCTCGCAGTCGTCGGACTCGGCCATCTCGGTTTGCCCCTCGCCCAGGCGGCCGTCGCCGCCGGCATCCAGACGGTCGGATACGACACCGACCCCCGCCCCCACGCCGAGCTGTCCGCCGGCCGTACGCCGGTCGAGGGGTCCCTCAGCGCCTCCGACATCCGCCGGATGCTCGCACGGGGCTTCCGGACCACCACGGACCCCGCCGAACTGGGACGCGTCCGCACCGCCGTGATCTGCGCCCCCACCCCGCTCGGCCCCGACCGCACCCTCGACCTCGGCGCCGTCACCGGGGCGACCCGCGCGCTGGCGGCCAGGCTCCGCCCGCACACCACCGTCCTGGTCGAGTCGGCCGTCCCGCCCGGCACCACCGAGAACGTGGTCCGGCCCCTCCTGGAGGAGGGCTCCGGGCTGCGCGCCGGACGCGACTTCCACCTCGCCCACTCCCCCGGCCGCCTCGACCCCGGCAACCGCACCCACGTCCTCGCCAACACCCCCAAGGTCATCGGCGGCCTCACCCCCGCCTGCACCGAGTCCGCCGCCGCCTTCTACAGCCGGCTCACCGACAAGGTCGTCCGGGCCCGGGGGCCCCGCGAGGCGGAGATGACCAAGGTCCTCGAAACCAACTTCCGGCACGTCAACATCGCCCTGGTCAACGAGATGGCGGTGCTCTGCCACGACCTCGGCGTCGACCTCTGGGACGTCATCCGGTGCGCCGAGACCAAGCCCTTCGGCTTCGAGCCCTTCCGCCCCGGCCCCGGCGTCGGCGGCCACGGCGTCCCCGTCGACCCCGGCCACCTCCCGTACAGCAGCCGCACCCCGGGGCACCCGCTGCGCATGGTCTCGCTGGCCAAGGAGATCAACGACCGGATGCCGGGCTATGTCATCCAGCGCTGCGCGACCCTGCTCAACGAACACGGCAAGTCCGTCCGGGGAGCCAGGGTGCTGCTGCTCGGCGTCACCTACAAACCGGACCTCGCCGACCAGGAGGCCGCCCCGGCCCGGGAGATCGCGGGCCGCCTGATCGACATGGGCGCGCAGATCGGGTACCACGACCCCCTCGTCCTGGACTGGCGGGTGCGGGAGGCCCCCGTGCCCCGCGCCGACTCGCTGTACGAGGCCGCCGCGGCGGCCGACCTGACGGTGCTCCTCCAGCACCACCGCACCTACGACCTCCAGGGACTGGCCGTGAAGGCCCAGCTCCTCCTGGACACGAGAGGGGCCACACCGGCGGGCGCCGCACACCGGCTCTGA
- a CDS encoding WhiB family transcriptional regulator, with protein sequence MADFSRLPGPNADLWDWQLLAACRGVDSSLFFHPEGERGAARSARETSAKEVCMRCPVRAECAAHALAVREPYGVWGGLTEDEREELMGRARNRLVPAGVPGGTKPPARPEPGQD encoded by the coding sequence ATGGCAGATTTCTCCCGCCTTCCCGGACCCAACGCGGATCTGTGGGACTGGCAGCTGCTGGCCGCCTGCCGCGGGGTCGACAGCTCGCTGTTCTTCCATCCCGAGGGAGAACGCGGGGCGGCCCGGAGCGCCCGTGAGACCTCGGCGAAAGAGGTCTGCATGCGCTGCCCCGTACGCGCCGAATGCGCGGCGCACGCCCTCGCGGTCCGCGAGCCCTACGGCGTGTGGGGCGGCCTGACGGAGGACGAGCGCGAGGAGCTCATGGGCCGCGCCCGCAACCGCCTCGTCCCGGCGGGCGTCCCGGGCGGCACGAAGCCCCCCGCACGCCCGGAGCCCGGGCAGGACTGA
- a CDS encoding serine/threonine-protein kinase: MSEAEQAREPQRDKEGRLLAGRYRLKGVLGRGGMGTVWRADDETLGRTVAVKELRFPSAIDEDEKRRLITRTLREAKAIARIRNTSAVTVYDVVDEDDRPWIVMELIEGKSLAEVIREDGTLTPRRAAEVGLAILDVLRSAHREGILHRDVKPSNVLISEDGRVVLTDFGIAQVEGDPSVTSTGMLVGAPSYISPERARGHKPGPPADLWSLGGLLYASVEGCPPYDKGSAIATLTAVMTEPVDPPKNAGPLTEVIYGLLARDPEQRLDDAGARVLLNAVINAPQEPPAPPADATQVMALPRTPDTPAPKSAGKGAKGAGSKKAAGAAAAAAGLAAAGTGTASGSTPGAGAVTGAGTAGGPGAGPVPGPAGGTAGTAPGGPAAGIGAGPGSAAGESTKERLRGALRSVRNAKTPSATAATASAAGPATAPKAPAGAPAVQRAPITDVVPRRTLVIIAGVVVLAVLGTVLALTLGGDEKDNRSGGSGKGDTASSAGAAAGGDADGGPAGKTPAGGAADGEAGQDGQGEEKGEASGGASGETPSAPASPAPDAVPDGFETVTNKQFHFSMAMPEDFTFDRVAGRNSGAIYNADGGFPRVQVDYNSSPKDDAAAAWAAAVTATKSLSSGYEHIGIKKVDYKGYPTVADWEFTRMQDGMRVRVLNRGFKADATHGYSIMISCKASEWDGAECTALRETAHATFEPTD, encoded by the coding sequence ATGTCGGAGGCGGAGCAGGCACGGGAGCCCCAACGGGACAAAGAAGGACGTCTTCTCGCGGGGCGGTACCGGCTCAAAGGTGTGCTCGGCCGGGGCGGCATGGGCACGGTCTGGCGTGCGGACGACGAGACGCTGGGCCGCACGGTGGCCGTCAAGGAACTGCGGTTCCCGTCGGCCATCGACGAGGACGAGAAGCGACGGCTGATCACACGCACCCTGCGTGAGGCCAAGGCGATCGCGAGGATCCGCAACACCAGCGCGGTGACGGTCTACGACGTGGTCGACGAGGACGACCGGCCGTGGATCGTGATGGAACTGATCGAGGGCAAGTCGCTGGCGGAAGTGATCCGCGAGGACGGGACCCTGACGCCGAGACGCGCGGCCGAGGTCGGTCTGGCCATCCTCGACGTGCTGCGCTCGGCGCACCGCGAGGGCATCCTGCACCGCGACGTGAAGCCGTCCAACGTGCTGATCTCCGAGGACGGCCGGGTCGTCCTCACGGACTTCGGCATCGCGCAGGTCGAGGGCGACCCGTCCGTGACGTCGACCGGAATGCTCGTCGGCGCGCCCTCGTACATCTCGCCGGAGCGGGCGCGCGGCCACAAGCCGGGCCCGCCCGCCGACCTCTGGTCGCTCGGCGGCCTGCTGTACGCGAGCGTCGAGGGCTGCCCGCCCTACGACAAGGGCTCGGCCATCGCCACGCTGACGGCCGTGATGACGGAACCGGTGGACCCGCCGAAGAACGCCGGCCCGCTGACCGAGGTCATCTACGGCCTGCTCGCCCGGGACCCCGAGCAGCGGCTCGACGACGCGGGCGCGCGGGTCCTGCTCAACGCGGTGATCAACGCCCCCCAGGAGCCGCCCGCACCGCCGGCCGACGCCACACAGGTCATGGCGTTGCCCCGGACCCCCGACACCCCCGCCCCGAAGAGCGCCGGCAAGGGCGCGAAGGGCGCCGGGAGCAAGAAGGCGGCAGGGGCAGCGGCAGCGGCCGCAGGGCTCGCCGCAGCCGGGACGGGCACCGCGAGCGGCTCCACGCCCGGCGCGGGCGCCGTGACGGGCGCGGGCACAGCGGGAGGCCCGGGCGCCGGCCCGGTCCCCGGGCCCGCCGGCGGCACGGCTGGCACCGCCCCGGGAGGCCCGGCGGCCGGAATCGGGGCCGGGCCGGGGTCGGCGGCCGGGGAGAGCACCAAGGAACGGCTGCGCGGCGCGCTGCGGTCCGTCAGGAACGCCAAGACCCCGTCCGCCACGGCGGCCACCGCCTCGGCCGCCGGCCCGGCCACCGCCCCGAAGGCTCCGGCAGGCGCCCCGGCGGTCCAGCGCGCGCCGATCACCGACGTGGTTCCGCGCCGCACCCTGGTGATCATCGCCGGTGTCGTGGTGCTCGCCGTCCTCGGCACGGTGCTCGCGCTGACCCTCGGGGGCGACGAGAAGGACAACCGGTCGGGCGGATCCGGCAAGGGCGACACCGCCTCGTCGGCCGGTGCGGCGGCGGGCGGTGACGCCGACGGCGGACCGGCCGGGAAGACCCCGGCCGGAGGCGCGGCCGACGGGGAGGCCGGGCAGGACGGCCAGGGGGAGGAGAAGGGGGAGGCGTCCGGAGGAGCATCCGGTGAGACCCCGTCGGCCCCGGCGTCGCCCGCTCCGGACGCGGTGCCGGACGGGTTCGAGACCGTCACCAACAAGCAGTTCCACTTCAGCATGGCGATGCCCGAGGACTTCACCTTCGACCGGGTGGCGGGCCGGAACTCGGGCGCCATCTACAACGCCGACGGCGGGTTCCCGCGCGTCCAGGTCGACTACAACTCCTCCCCGAAGGACGACGCCGCCGCCGCCTGGGCGGCGGCGGTGACCGCCACCAAGAGCCTCAGTTCCGGCTACGAGCACATCGGGATCAAGAAGGTCGACTACAAGGGCTACCCGACCGTCGCCGACTGGGAGTTCACGCGCATGCAGGACGGCATGCGGGTCCGGGTGCTCAACCGGGGCTTCAAGGCGGACGCCACCCACGGTTACTCGATCATGATCAGCTGCAAGGCGAGCGAGTGGGACGGAGCGGAGTGCACCGCCCTGCGCGAGACCGCCCACGCCACGTTCGAGCCGACGGACTGA
- a CDS encoding response regulator transcription factor encodes MTSVLVCDDSPLAREALRRAVATVPGVERVTTAANGEEVLRRWGADRSDLILMDVRMPGLGGVETVRRLLSADPGARIIMLTVAEDLDGVALAVAAGARGYLHKDASRAELRATVTQALADPTWRLAPRRLRSAEMGAAPTLTAREIQVLEGMSHGRSNAEIGRELFLSEDTVKTHARRLFKKLGASDRAHAVALGFRWGLVR; translated from the coding sequence ATGACATCCGTCCTCGTCTGCGACGACTCCCCGCTTGCCCGAGAAGCGCTTCGCCGGGCGGTCGCGACCGTGCCCGGCGTCGAACGGGTGACGACGGCGGCCAACGGCGAGGAAGTCCTCCGCCGCTGGGGGGCCGACCGTTCGGATCTGATTCTGATGGACGTACGCATGCCCGGCCTGGGGGGTGTCGAGACGGTCCGCCGGCTGCTCTCGGCCGACCCCGGCGCCCGGATCATCATGCTGACCGTCGCCGAGGACCTGGACGGAGTCGCCCTCGCGGTCGCCGCCGGTGCCCGCGGCTACCTGCACAAGGACGCCTCGCGGGCCGAGCTGCGGGCCACCGTGACCCAGGCCCTGGCCGACCCGACCTGGCGGCTGGCGCCGCGGCGGCTGCGGTCCGCCGAGATGGGCGCCGCCCCGACGCTCACCGCGCGGGAGATCCAGGTGCTGGAAGGCATGAGCCACGGCCGTTCCAACGCGGAGATCGGACGCGAGCTCTTCCTGTCGGAGGACACCGTGAAGACGCACGCCAGGCGTCTGTTCAAGAAGCTGGGGGCCTCGGACCGCGCGCACGCCGTGGCGCTCGGCTTCCGCTGGGGCCTGGTCCGCTGA
- a CDS encoding glycerol-3-phosphate dehydrogenase/oxidase, with protein MRTATLGPAERAEALAAMAGRELDVLVVGAGVVGAGTVLDAVTRGLSTGLVEARDWASGTSSRSSKLIHGGLRYLEMLDFALVREALKERGLLLERLAPHLVKPVPFLYPLQHKGWERLYAGSGVALYDAMSVSSGHGRGLPVHRHLSRRRALRVAPALRKDALVGALQYYDAQMDDARYVATLVRTAAGYGAHVANRARVTGFLREGERVVGARVQDVEGGGEYEIRAKQVVNATGVWTDDTQALIGERGQFHVRASKGIHLVVPKDRIHSTTGLILRTEKSVLFVIPWGRHWIIGTTDTDWDLDKAHPAASSADIDYLLEHVNSVLNVPLGRDDVEGVYAGLRPLLAGESDATSKLSREHTVAHPVPGLVVVAGGKYTTYRVMAKDAVDAAVHGLDQRVADCVTEEVPLLGAEGYRALWNARARTAARTGLHVARIEHLLNRYGATAEEVLELIGRDTALGEPLAGAEDYLRAEIVYAASHEGARHLDDVLTRRTRISIETFDRGTRCARECADLMAPVLGWDTGQVEREVEHYRKRVEAERESQRQPDDLTADAARLGAPDIVPLQ; from the coding sequence GTGAGGACAGCGACACTGGGACCCGCGGAGCGCGCCGAGGCGCTGGCCGCGATGGCCGGACGCGAACTGGACGTGCTGGTCGTGGGGGCGGGCGTGGTCGGCGCCGGGACCGTGCTGGACGCCGTCACCAGAGGACTCTCGACCGGACTCGTCGAGGCGCGCGACTGGGCGTCGGGGACGTCCAGCAGGTCGAGCAAGCTGATCCACGGAGGGCTGCGTTATCTGGAGATGCTGGACTTCGCGCTCGTGCGGGAGGCGCTGAAGGAGCGCGGGCTGCTGCTGGAGCGGCTGGCCCCGCATCTGGTGAAACCCGTCCCCTTCCTCTACCCCCTCCAGCACAAGGGGTGGGAGCGGCTGTACGCGGGTTCGGGCGTGGCGCTGTACGACGCGATGTCGGTGTCCTCGGGGCACGGGCGCGGGCTGCCCGTCCACCGGCACCTGTCGCGGCGCCGGGCGCTGCGCGTGGCACCGGCTCTGCGGAAGGACGCCCTGGTCGGCGCCCTCCAGTACTACGACGCGCAGATGGACGACGCCCGGTACGTGGCGACGCTGGTGCGCACCGCCGCCGGCTACGGCGCGCACGTGGCGAACCGGGCGCGGGTCACCGGCTTCCTCCGGGAGGGCGAGCGCGTCGTCGGCGCGCGGGTGCAGGACGTCGAGGGTGGTGGCGAGTACGAGATCCGGGCCAAACAGGTGGTCAACGCGACCGGGGTGTGGACGGACGACACCCAGGCGCTCATCGGGGAGCGCGGGCAGTTCCACGTCCGGGCCTCCAAGGGCATCCACCTGGTCGTGCCGAAGGACCGTATCCACTCCACGACCGGGCTGATCCTGCGCACCGAGAAGTCCGTCCTCTTCGTCATCCCCTGGGGGCGGCACTGGATCATCGGCACGACCGACACCGACTGGGACCTGGACAAGGCGCACCCGGCCGCGTCCAGCGCCGACATCGACTACCTGCTCGAACACGTCAACTCCGTACTCAACGTCCCGCTGGGCAGGGACGACGTCGAGGGGGTCTACGCCGGGCTGCGGCCGCTGCTGGCCGGTGAGTCGGACGCGACGAGCAAGCTCTCCCGCGAACACACGGTCGCCCACCCGGTGCCGGGGCTCGTCGTGGTGGCCGGGGGCAAGTACACGACGTACCGGGTGATGGCCAAGGACGCCGTGGACGCCGCGGTGCACGGGCTGGACCAGCGGGTGGCGGACTGCGTCACCGAGGAGGTGCCCCTGCTCGGCGCCGAGGGGTACCGCGCCCTGTGGAACGCCCGGGCCCGGACCGCCGCCCGCACCGGGCTGCACGTCGCCCGGATCGAGCACCTGCTCAACCGCTACGGCGCCACGGCCGAGGAGGTCCTGGAGCTGATCGGCCGGGACACGGCGCTCGGCGAACCCCTCGCCGGGGCGGAGGACTACCTGCGGGCGGAGATCGTCTACGCGGCCTCGCACGAGGGGGCCCGCCACCTCGACGACGTACTGACCCGGCGTACCCGGATCTCCATCGAGACCTTCGACCGGGGCACGCGCTGCGCACGGGAGTGCGCGGACCTGATGGCGCCGGTGCTGGGCTGGGACACCGGGCAGGTGGAGCGGGAGGTCGAGCACTACCGCAAGCGGGTCGAGGCGGAGCGGGAGTCGCAGCGGCAGCCCGACGACCTCACGGCGGACGCGGCACGGCTGGGAGCGCCGGACATCGTGCCGCTCCAGTAG
- a CDS encoding GuaB3 family IMP dehydrogenase-related protein: MTEIEIGRGKRGRRAYAFDDIAVVPSRRTRDPKEVSIAWQIDAYRFELPFLAAPMDSVVSPQTAIRIGELGGLGVLNLEGLWTRHEDPQPLLDEIAEMPAATATRRLQEIYSAPIQEELIGQRIKEVRDSGVVTAAALSPQRTAQFSKAVVDAGVDIFVIRGTTVSAEHVSGAAEPLNLKQFIYELDVPVIVGGCATYTAALHLMRTGAAGVLVGFGGGAAHTTRNVFGIQVPMATAVADVAGARRDYMDESGGRYVHVIADGGVGWSGDLPKAIACGADAVMMGSPLARATDAPGRGRHWGMEAVHEDVPRGKLVDLGTVGTTEEVLTGPSHTPDGSMNIFGALRRAMATTGYSELKEFQRVEVTVADAQHRR; encoded by the coding sequence GTGACTGAGATCGAGATCGGGCGCGGCAAGCGCGGCCGCAGGGCATACGCGTTCGACGACATCGCCGTCGTACCGAGTCGGCGTACGCGCGACCCGAAGGAGGTCTCGATCGCCTGGCAGATCGACGCCTACCGCTTCGAGCTGCCCTTCCTGGCCGCCCCCATGGACTCGGTGGTCTCCCCGCAGACCGCCATCCGCATCGGTGAGCTGGGCGGTCTCGGGGTCCTCAACCTCGAAGGGCTGTGGACCCGGCACGAGGACCCGCAGCCGCTGCTCGACGAGATCGCCGAGATGCCGGCCGCGACCGCGACCCGCAGGCTCCAGGAGATCTACTCGGCCCCCATCCAGGAGGAGCTGATCGGGCAGCGCATCAAGGAGGTGCGCGACTCCGGTGTCGTCACCGCCGCCGCGCTCTCCCCGCAGCGCACCGCCCAGTTCTCCAAGGCGGTCGTCGACGCGGGCGTGGACATCTTCGTCATCCGCGGTACGACGGTCTCCGCCGAGCACGTGTCGGGCGCGGCCGAGCCGCTCAACCTGAAGCAGTTCATCTACGAGCTGGACGTCCCGGTGATCGTCGGCGGCTGCGCCACCTACACCGCGGCCCTGCACCTGATGCGGACCGGTGCGGCCGGTGTGCTCGTCGGCTTCGGCGGCGGCGCCGCGCACACCACGCGCAACGTCTTCGGCATCCAGGTCCCGATGGCGACCGCCGTCGCGGACGTGGCCGGGGCCCGCCGCGACTACATGGACGAGTCCGGCGGCCGGTACGTCCACGTCATCGCGGACGGCGGTGTCGGCTGGTCCGGCGACCTGCCGAAGGCGATCGCCTGCGGTGCCGACGCGGTGATGATGGGCTCCCCGCTGGCCCGTGCCACGGACGCTCCGGGCCGCGGCCGGCACTGGGGCATGGAGGCGGTCCACGAGGACGTGCCGCGCGGCAAGCTGGTGGACCTGGGCACCGTCGGTACGACCGAGGAGGTCCTGACCGGTCCCTCGCACACGCCCGACGGGTCGATGAACATCTTCGGCGCCCTGCGCCGCGCGATGGCCACCACCGGCTACAGCGAGCTCAAGGAGTTCCAGCGCGTCGAGGTGACGGTGGCGGACGCGCAGCACCGCCGCTGA
- the guaB gene encoding IMP dehydrogenase, with amino-acid sequence MTANVDGVPEKFATLGLTYDDVLLLPGASDMAPDQIDTSSYISKNVRVNIPLLSAAMDKVTEARMAIAMARQGGAGVLHRNLSIADQANHVDLVKRSESGMVTDPITVHPDATLREADDLCAKFRISGVPVTDAAGKLLGIVTNRDMAFENDRGRQVREVMTPMPLVTGKVGISGVDAMELLRRHKIEKLPLVDDAGILKGLITVKDFVKAEKYPNAAKDKEGRLIVGAAVGVAGDAFERAQALIEAGVDFIVVDTAHGHSRLVGDMVAKIKSNSSGVDVIGGNIATRDGAQALIDAGVDGIKVGVGPGSICTTRVVAGIGVPQVTAIYEASLAAKAAGVPVIGDGGLQYSGDIAKALVAGADTVMLGSLLAGCEESPGELMFINGKQFKSYRGMGSLAAMQTRGEQRSYSKDRYFQEGVASDEKLVPEGIEGQVPYRGPLSAVVHQLTGGLRQSMFYVGGRTVPELQDNGRFVRITSAGLKESHPHDIQMTVEAPNYSKK; translated from the coding sequence ATGACTGCAAACGTCGACGGAGTGCCCGAGAAGTTCGCGACGCTCGGGCTGACATACGACGACGTGCTGCTGCTGCCCGGCGCGTCCGACATGGCGCCCGACCAGATCGACACCTCCTCGTACATCTCGAAGAACGTCCGGGTGAACATCCCGCTGCTGTCCGCGGCGATGGACAAGGTCACCGAGGCGCGCATGGCCATCGCCATGGCACGGCAGGGCGGCGCGGGCGTACTGCACCGCAACCTGTCCATCGCCGACCAGGCCAACCACGTCGACCTGGTGAAGCGCTCGGAGTCCGGCATGGTCACCGACCCGATCACGGTGCACCCGGACGCGACGCTGCGTGAGGCGGATGACCTCTGCGCCAAGTTCCGCATCAGCGGTGTCCCGGTCACGGACGCCGCGGGCAAGCTGCTCGGCATCGTCACCAACCGCGACATGGCCTTCGAGAACGACCGCGGCCGTCAGGTGCGCGAGGTCATGACGCCGATGCCGCTGGTCACGGGCAAGGTCGGCATCTCCGGCGTGGACGCCATGGAGCTGCTGCGCCGGCACAAGATCGAGAAGCTCCCGCTGGTCGACGACGCCGGGATCCTCAAGGGCCTCATCACCGTCAAGGACTTCGTCAAGGCGGAGAAGTACCCGAACGCCGCCAAGGACAAGGAAGGCCGGCTCATCGTCGGCGCCGCCGTCGGTGTCGCGGGTGACGCCTTCGAGCGGGCGCAGGCGCTGATCGAGGCCGGTGTCGACTTCATCGTCGTGGACACCGCGCACGGCCACTCCCGGCTCGTCGGCGACATGGTCGCGAAGATCAAGTCGAACTCCTCCGGGGTCGACGTCATCGGTGGCAACATCGCCACCCGGGACGGCGCCCAGGCGCTCATCGACGCCGGTGTGGACGGCATCAAGGTCGGGGTGGGCCCGGGGTCCATCTGCACGACCCGGGTGGTCGCCGGTATCGGCGTCCCGCAGGTCACCGCGATCTACGAAGCGTCCCTCGCAGCCAAGGCGGCCGGCGTCCCGGTCATCGGTGACGGCGGGCTCCAGTACTCCGGTGACATCGCCAAGGCCCTGGTGGCCGGCGCCGACACGGTGATGCTCGGTTCGCTGCTGGCGGGCTGCGAGGAGTCCCCGGGCGAGCTGATGTTCATCAACGGCAAGCAGTTCAAGTCGTACCGCGGCATGGGTTCGCTGGCCGCGATGCAGACCCGGGGCGAGCAGCGCTCGTACTCCAAGGACCGCTACTTCCAGGAGGGCGTCGCCTCCGACGAGAAGCTGGTGCCCGAGGGCATCGAGGGCCAGGTCCCCTACCGCGGCCCGCTGTCCGCGGTGGTCCACCAGCTCACCGGCGGTCTGCGGCAGTCGATGTTCTACGTCGGCGGCCGGACGGTCCCCGAACTCCAGGACAACGGCCGTTTCGTCCGGATCACCTCGGCTGGTCTCAAGGAGAGCCACCCGCACGACATCCAGATGACGGTCGAGGCACCGAACTACAGCAAGAAGTAA
- a CDS encoding LysR family transcriptional regulator, whose amino-acid sequence MIEARHLRVLRAVSATGSFSAAARELGCTQPAVSQQMKALESSAGTPLIIRTGREMRLTEAGEALVRHASGILAGLTAAEEEVAAIAGLRAGRVRLVSFPSGSSTLVPGALAALRAAHPGTRVSLVEAEPPRSVEMLRDGDCDIALAFRYGDVGGEWDDLVVRPLLRDRLIGLLPDGHRLAGAESVDIGDLADEPWIAGCPRCRRQLVEVCEAAGFTPRIDFATDDYPAVVGLVGAGLGVAVLPRLAIESVRPKGAGAVTVEPAVEREIVALTLPDLARVPAVAATLDQLALAAAR is encoded by the coding sequence GTGATCGAAGCCCGCCACCTCCGTGTCCTGCGTGCCGTCTCGGCCACCGGGTCCTTCTCCGCCGCCGCCCGCGAACTCGGCTGCACCCAGCCCGCGGTCAGCCAGCAGATGAAGGCCCTGGAGTCCTCGGCCGGTACGCCGCTGATCATCCGCACCGGCCGCGAGATGCGCCTCACCGAGGCCGGCGAGGCGCTGGTGCGCCACGCGTCCGGCATCCTCGCGGGGCTCACCGCCGCCGAGGAGGAGGTCGCCGCGATCGCCGGACTGCGGGCCGGCCGGGTGCGCCTCGTGTCGTTCCCCAGCGGGAGTTCGACGCTCGTCCCCGGGGCGCTGGCCGCCCTGCGCGCCGCCCACCCCGGCACCCGGGTCTCGCTGGTCGAGGCGGAACCGCCGCGCTCGGTGGAGATGCTGCGCGACGGCGACTGCGACATCGCCCTGGCCTTCCGCTACGGGGACGTGGGCGGCGAGTGGGACGACCTGGTGGTGCGCCCGCTGCTGCGGGACCGGCTGATCGGGCTGCTTCCCGACGGGCACCGGCTGGCCGGCGCGGAGTCGGTGGACATCGGGGACCTGGCCGACGAGCCGTGGATCGCGGGCTGCCCGCGCTGCCGGCGCCAGCTGGTGGAGGTCTGCGAGGCGGCCGGGTTCACCCCCCGGATCGACTTCGCCACCGACGACTACCCGGCGGTGGTCGGCCTGGTCGGCGCGGGCCTCGGCGTCGCCGTGCTGCCCCGCCTGGCCATCGAGTCCGTACGTCCCAAGGGCGCCGGCGCGGTGACGGTGGAACCAGCCGTGGAACGGGAGATCGTCGCGCTCACGCTGCCCGACCTCGCGCGGGTCCCGGCGGTCGCGGCCACCCTGGACCAGCTGGCCCTGGCGGCCGCCCGCTGA
- a CDS encoding sigma-70 family RNA polymerase sigma factor, producing the protein MRDDETTVIGALVHRAVDGDAQATHDLLAHVHPLALRYCRSRLNRLPGDARHFVEDLAQEVCVAVLMALPRYKDTGRPFEAFVFAIAGHKVADLQRAAMRHPGSTAVPSDEMPERPDDSLGPEERALLSSDAAWAKKLLANLPENQRELLVLRVAVGLTAEETGQMLGMSPGAVRVAQHRALSRLRALAGQ; encoded by the coding sequence ATGCGTGACGACGAGACGACGGTGATCGGCGCTCTGGTGCACCGTGCCGTCGACGGCGACGCGCAGGCCACGCACGATCTGCTCGCCCACGTCCATCCGCTCGCCCTGCGCTACTGCAGGTCCCGGCTGAACCGGCTGCCGGGCGACGCCCGTCATTTCGTGGAGGACCTCGCCCAGGAGGTCTGTGTCGCCGTGCTGATGGCGCTGCCCCGGTACAAGGACACCGGCAGGCCCTTCGAGGCATTCGTCTTCGCCATCGCGGGCCACAAGGTCGCCGATCTCCAGCGCGCCGCCATGCGCCATCCCGGATCGACGGCCGTGCCCTCGGACGAGATGCCCGAACGCCCCGATGACTCGCTGGGTCCGGAGGAGCGCGCCCTGCTCAGCAGTGACGCGGCCTGGGCGAAGAAGCTCCTCGCCAACCTTCCGGAGAACCAGCGCGAGTTGCTGGTCCTGCGGGTGGCGGTCGGGCTGACCGCGGAGGAGACCGGACAGATGCTCGGAATGTCACCGGGTGCGGTCCGGGTCGCCCAGCACCGCGCGCTGAGCCGGCTGAGGGCTCTCGCGGGTCAATAG